From the Roseibium sp. HPY-6 genome, one window contains:
- a CDS encoding response regulator transcription factor, whose product MQTKTILVVDDDPNIRDVICFALQKASYSHEIATNGKEALDKVVLCAPALIILDIGLPEMDGLDVCRELRKTSEVPILFLSARDDEIDRIIGLELGADDYVTKPFSPRELIARVGVILKRYAAPQVDQNNETPQLKQGLITLEKDERQVKIDDAEVGLTAIEFEILSALMSRPKIVFTRERILEKAYRDNIHVSDRTIDSHIRNIRAKLGSSGCNDAIETVHGVGFRLGPCENAG is encoded by the coding sequence TTGCAGACAAAAACCATTCTTGTTGTCGATGATGACCCCAATATCCGGGACGTCATCTGTTTTGCCCTTCAGAAGGCCTCGTACAGTCACGAAATCGCGACCAATGGCAAAGAAGCTCTGGACAAGGTTGTCCTGTGCGCACCGGCTCTGATCATTCTTGATATCGGCCTTCCGGAGATGGACGGCCTCGATGTGTGCCGGGAACTCAGGAAAACGTCGGAAGTGCCGATCCTGTTTCTGTCGGCGCGCGATGATGAAATCGACCGGATCATTGGACTTGAGCTTGGCGCGGACGACTATGTCACGAAGCCCTTCAGCCCCCGGGAGCTGATCGCGCGTGTCGGTGTCATTCTCAAGCGTTACGCCGCGCCGCAGGTCGATCAGAACAACGAAACACCCCAACTCAAACAGGGACTCATTACGCTGGAGAAGGACGAACGCCAGGTGAAGATCGACGACGCCGAAGTCGGGCTGACCGCGATTGAGTTCGAGATTCTCAGCGCCCTCATGAGCCGGCCAAAGATCGTCTTCACGCGCGAACGCATTCTGGAGAAGGCCTACCGGGACAACATTCACGTCTCAGACCGCACCATCGACAGCCATATCCGCAACATACGCGCCAAGCTCGGCTCGAGCGGGTGCAACGATGCCATTGAGACTGTGCACGGCGTGGGATTCCGGCTCGGTCCTTGTGAAAACGCGGGCTAA
- a CDS encoding MAPEG family protein, translating into MELVSALPVTILFVAVFALIQIPMTVAVGLRRAQTNVQFLDGGDGVLLQRMRAHGNFTETVPIALLAMAAAELAGAPYLLLWIGGCALLAGRLLHYATVVMTGFGIGRVIGMLLTLSSLVVFPGYVLLKTTGVSV; encoded by the coding sequence ATGGAACTTGTTTCCGCTCTCCCGGTAACGATCCTGTTCGTTGCCGTTTTCGCGCTCATTCAAATACCGATGACCGTCGCCGTCGGTCTGCGGCGCGCCCAAACCAACGTCCAATTCCTTGATGGCGGGGACGGCGTCTTGCTACAGCGCATGCGCGCGCACGGCAACTTTACTGAAACCGTTCCGATCGCACTGCTTGCAATGGCAGCAGCCGAACTCGCCGGTGCGCCTTACCTTCTGCTCTGGATTGGAGGCTGCGCACTTCTCGCAGGGCGGCTCCTTCACTATGCAACAGTCGTTATGACGGGTTTCGGCATCGGCCGCGTGATCGGCATGTTGCTGACCCTGTCTTCGCTTGTTGTGTTTCCAGGATATGTGTTGCTCAAGACGACCGGTGTCAGTGTTTAG
- a CDS encoding VOC family protein produces MSNPMQTHGAFSWMELMSGDGAKAKEFYTGLLDWGLEDMEMPGMTYTVIANGEDKIGGFPPMPSEPARWLPYVTVDDVDARIEKAKALGATISSEPMSIPGVGRMATLVDPVGGVIALITYEAPAES; encoded by the coding sequence ATGAGCAATCCGATGCAGACACACGGTGCCTTCAGCTGGATGGAACTGATGAGCGGAGATGGCGCAAAGGCCAAGGAATTCTATACAGGCCTTCTGGACTGGGGTCTGGAAGACATGGAAATGCCGGGGATGACCTACACCGTTATCGCCAATGGCGAAGACAAGATCGGAGGCTTTCCTCCAATGCCTTCTGAACCGGCACGCTGGTTGCCTTATGTGACCGTCGACGATGTCGATGCACGTATCGAAAAGGCCAAGGCGCTTGGCGCGACCATTTCCAGTGAACCAATGAGCATCCCGGGCGTTGGCCGTATGGCGACCCTCGTCGATCCGGTGGGCGGCGTCATTGCACTGATCACATATGAAGCGCCGGCCGAATCCTGA
- a CDS encoding LysR substrate-binding domain-containing protein gives MRSPRLQHIKMFDAAARHQNFRLAAEELNLTQGAVAQAVRTLEADLNVVLFERKARGLAFTEAGQLFHSEISKGLAIIEEATKKLYPIINSVTISVPPSFASKWLVPRLPLFMETHPDIDVRIFASEQITDFKSQNVDLAVRQGNRPSNQKLEVRKLAPLELKAFCSPSAEFCPQGHRQLTDLVRLPLIQDGHRHWDRLLGDHGLSHSGPSLQFNQTSLALDAAANRQGIAVAPRLVAEADVRSGRLCEVWSDDTETDLGFWLVHPVKRPANLKARSALVDWISSECR, from the coding sequence ATGCGCTCTCCGAGACTACAACATATAAAGATGTTCGATGCCGCCGCCCGGCATCAGAACTTCCGCCTCGCAGCTGAAGAGCTGAACCTCACACAGGGTGCGGTTGCCCAAGCTGTCAGAACACTTGAAGCAGATCTGAATGTCGTCTTGTTTGAAAGGAAAGCACGCGGCCTTGCCTTTACCGAAGCAGGCCAGCTTTTCCATTCGGAGATCTCAAAGGGCTTGGCCATTATTGAAGAGGCAACAAAAAAATTATATCCAATAATCAACAGTGTCACGATCAGCGTTCCACCCTCTTTCGCTTCGAAATGGCTCGTTCCAAGGTTGCCGCTCTTCATGGAGACACATCCGGACATTGACGTCCGCATCTTCGCCAGCGAGCAGATCACTGACTTCAAAAGCCAGAACGTCGACCTTGCAGTTCGTCAGGGAAACCGTCCGTCAAACCAAAAGCTTGAAGTGCGGAAACTCGCGCCGCTGGAGCTCAAAGCCTTTTGCAGTCCGAGCGCCGAGTTTTGTCCGCAAGGCCATCGCCAACTGACGGATCTGGTCCGGTTGCCGCTGATCCAAGACGGGCACCGGCACTGGGACCGGTTGCTAGGTGATCATGGTCTCTCGCACTCCGGGCCATCTCTTCAATTCAATCAAACCTCGCTTGCGCTCGATGCAGCGGCCAACCGGCAAGGCATTGCGGTCGCGCCGCGTCTGGTGGCGGAGGCTGATGTGCGCAGTGGACGCTTGTGCGAAGTCTGGTCGGACGATACCGAGACGGATCTCGGCTTCTGGCTCGTTCATCCGGTGAAACGGCCGGCAAACCTGAAAGCACGTTCTGCACTGGTTGACTGGATTTCCAGTGAATGCCGGTAA
- a CDS encoding SDR family oxidoreductase, producing the protein MADKKVAVVTAGGSGMGADAARRLVQDGHEIAILSSSGKGEALAMEYGGVGVSGSNQSNDDLKRLVDLTMEKWGRIDVLVNSAGHGPRAPILELTDEDWHKGLDVYFMNVVRPTRLVTPIMQAQKSGSIVNISTFAAFEPDPVFPTSGVFRAGLAAYTKLFSDKYAAENIRMNNVLPGFIDSLPEKEEFRARIPMERYGKSYDEIAAVVAFLASEGAGYITGQNIRVDGGITRSV; encoded by the coding sequence ATGGCAGACAAAAAGGTGGCGGTCGTGACCGCAGGTGGCAGCGGCATGGGCGCAGATGCGGCGCGCAGATTGGTGCAGGACGGTCATGAAATCGCAATTCTCTCGTCCTCGGGCAAGGGCGAGGCGCTGGCCATGGAGTATGGGGGCGTGGGCGTTTCCGGATCCAATCAGTCGAACGACGACCTGAAGCGGCTGGTTGACCTGACCATGGAAAAGTGGGGCAGGATCGATGTTCTGGTGAACAGCGCAGGCCACGGTCCGCGTGCGCCCATCCTGGAGCTGACGGACGAAGACTGGCACAAGGGCCTAGATGTCTATTTCATGAATGTCGTCAGACCGACGCGGCTTGTGACGCCCATCATGCAGGCGCAAAAATCCGGGTCGATCGTCAACATTTCGACATTCGCCGCTTTCGAGCCGGACCCTGTCTTTCCAACTTCCGGCGTGTTTCGCGCAGGTCTTGCAGCTTACACAAAGCTCTTTTCAGACAAATATGCGGCTGAGAACATTCGCATGAACAACGTTCTGCCCGGCTTCATCGACAGTCTTCCGGAAAAGGAAGAGTTCCGCGCACGCATTCCGATGGAGCGGTATGGCAAGTCTTACGACGAGATTGCCGCGGTCGTCGCTTTCCTGGCATCGGAAGGAGCGGGTTATATCACCGGCCAGAACATTCGCGTCGACGGCGGCATCACGCGATCCGTATGA
- a CDS encoding RNA polymerase sigma factor, translating to MPSAWLSTHLRAARPRVLAALNRAFADLDLAEDAFQEASLKALKNWSPEDLPRDPAAWLVVAGRNAGIDIVRKKKRETLSAPEDLDPIIDLSDTEEALTDQLDRSVYRDDILRLLFTCCHPVLRRDQQIALSLKIVAGLSVDEIARAFLVQPKTMEQRITRAKKRLGAAKLRYEEPDAKARAERFSAVANAIYLVFNEGYSASHGSQLIRTPLCLEAIRLARLMVRLFPEEPELRGLLALCLIQHSRHRARVNTNGEAVTLEFQDRSKWDRRLISEGNVLLEAALRSAAPGPLQIEAAIAATHTRAATYDDTNWTELDRLYRALEIIRPSPVVLLNRAVVIAKLKGPEEALQLLEKLSAPLERYASYHAATAALLTDLEQYPKARAAYKAAIRHAGTDVERQHIQSKLDALGH from the coding sequence GCCGATCTGGACCTTGCCGAAGACGCGTTTCAGGAGGCCTCGCTCAAGGCACTGAAAAACTGGAGCCCGGAGGATCTGCCCCGAGATCCCGCTGCCTGGCTGGTTGTCGCCGGGCGCAATGCAGGCATCGATATTGTCCGGAAGAAGAAGCGGGAAACGCTGTCAGCACCGGAAGACCTCGATCCGATCATCGATCTGAGCGATACGGAGGAGGCGTTGACGGACCAACTCGACAGGTCCGTCTACCGAGACGATATCCTGCGGTTGCTCTTTACCTGCTGTCACCCGGTGCTGCGCCGCGACCAGCAGATCGCGCTTTCACTCAAGATCGTCGCCGGCCTCTCCGTGGATGAAATCGCACGTGCGTTTCTGGTGCAGCCGAAAACCATGGAGCAACGGATCACCCGTGCCAAGAAGCGCCTCGGCGCGGCCAAGCTTCGCTACGAGGAACCGGATGCCAAGGCGCGTGCAGAGCGGTTTTCCGCTGTTGCCAATGCCATCTATCTTGTTTTCAACGAAGGCTATTCGGCCTCGCACGGTTCCCAGCTCATCCGCACGCCGCTGTGCCTGGAGGCCATCCGCCTTGCGCGGCTCATGGTCCGGCTGTTCCCCGAGGAGCCCGAGTTACGTGGCCTGCTGGCGCTTTGCCTGATCCAGCATTCGCGGCATAGGGCGAGGGTCAACACCAACGGTGAGGCCGTTACGCTGGAATTTCAGGATCGGTCAAAGTGGGACCGCAGACTGATTTCGGAAGGGAACGTGTTGCTGGAGGCCGCTCTTAGAAGCGCCGCGCCCGGGCCGCTCCAGATCGAGGCGGCCATTGCTGCAACACATACACGCGCTGCCACATATGACGACACAAACTGGACGGAACTGGACCGGCTCTACCGGGCGCTTGAGATCATTCGGCCATCCCCCGTTGTCTTGTTGAACCGGGCGGTTGTCATTGCCAAACTGAAGGGCCCTGAGGAGGCACTTCAGCTGCTGGAGAAACTGTCGGCACCGCTTGAACGCTATGCGAGTTATCATGCGGCGACGGCAGCTCTCCTGACCGACCTGGAACAATATCCGAAAGCGCGAGCGGCCTATAAAGCCGCGATCCGGCACGCCGGAACCGATGTGGAGCGGCAGCACATCCAGTCGAAACTGGATGCGCTTGGCCATTGA